The Acidimicrobiales bacterium sequence AACGGAATCCTCGGCAACGACGTCGCTGTGCCCCGTTGGGCGTAGGCGTCGCGGGCCGCTACCCCGGAGTCGACGAGGCGCGCAATCGGCGCCAGCCCGGCCGATAGCCGCCGGTCGGCGGAGCCCCGGCGGCGGAGCCGCAGTGCGCCCATCACCTCCTCGCGTGCCCGGCCGCGCAGGGTCAAGAGGGCAAAGGGGTCTGCGTCGAGGACGTCGGCCATCAGGTACACGACGGCAGCCGCGTGCTTGCACGGGTCGGCCCAGTCGGGACAAGAGCAGCGCGGGCCCAGCTCCCCGGGGCCCGGAAGCAGCTCGACGCCAACGGAGCCGGCATCGGCTACCACTTCGGGGGGCAGCTCACCGTCGAGTAGGGCGGCGGTATGTCCGGCCCGCGCCGCCACCGCGTCGAGGAGCCGGTCCCACTCGGCGTCCCTCAGAACCCGGACCCGCACATTCACCTGGTAGGGCTGACGGCGCGAACCGTGCACGGCGGCGCGAATGACACCCGGCGCCACCTCGAGCGGACCCACGCGGCCGGCCCGCGCGTAGGTGCGCCCCCGGGGCAAGCGGTTGGGATCGAGGCGGGCGCGCTCCTCCAGCGCCTCGATCCAGGCCTGGCCCCACCACGAGGTGCCGAAGGCGCGGCGTCTTCCGGTCGGGCGGGGACGGCGTCCGACCGCGGTCATCGCGAGGTCATCTCGCACTCCCGAGGGAGACGAGCGCGGAGAGGTCGTCGTTGGACAGCTCGCTGATCCAGCCCTCCCCTGCCCCCACCACCCGATCCGCCAGCTCCCGCTTGGAGGCCAGCAGGGCGGCGATACGGTCCTCCAGGGTGCCCTCGGTGACCAGCCGGTGGATCTGCACCGGCCGGTCCTGGCCGATGCGATAGGCCCGGTCGGAAGCCTGATCCTCGACCGCCGGGTTCCACCAGCGGTCGTAGTGGATGACGTGGGTGGCCCGGGTGAGATTGAGCCCGACCCCGCCGGCCTTGAGCGAGAGCAGGAAGACAGCTACCTCACCCGCCTGGAAGGAGGCCACCATCTTCTCCCGGTTGGCCGCCGAGACCTTGCCCTGCAACAGCATCGAGGAGACGCCGCGCCCGCCCAGGTGCGATTCGATGAGCGCGGCCATCTGCACGTACTGGGTGAACACCAGCACCGATTCCCCCTCGTCGACGATGACGTCCACCAGCTCGTCGAGGGCCGCCAGCTTGCCCGACCGGCCCGCGAGGGGAGTTCGCTGCCGAAGGTACTGGGCGGGATGGTTGCAGACCTGCTTCAGGGCGGTCAGGAGCTTGAGCACCAGGCCCCGTCTCGCCATCCCCTCGGCCATCTCGACCTGCGCCATGGTCTCCCGCACCACCGCCTCGTAGAGCGTCGTCTGCTCGACGGTGAGGGGAACGACGACATCGGTCTCGGTCTTGGGCGGAAGCTCGGGAGCGATGCCGGGGTCGCTCTTGCGCCGCCGCAGCAGGAACGGCCGCACCGTACGCGCCAGGCGTTCGGTGATCTCGGGGTCCCCGCCGCGCTCGACTGGTACCGCTACCTGGCGCCGGAACCGGTCCAGCGGTCCCAGAAGACCGGGCGTGGTCCAGTCGAGGATCGACCAGAGCTCGGAGAGCCGGTTCTCGACGGGTGTGCCGGTGAGAGCGATACGCGCCTGGGCTGGCAGGCCCCGGAGGGCGCGAGCGGTGCTCGACAGCGGGTTCTTGGCGTGCTGGGCCTCGTCGGCCACCACCAGACCCCAGTCGATCACGCGGAGCGATTCCAGGTCGCGCCTCATGACGCCGTAGGTCACGAGGACCACCTCGCCAGGAGCGACCTTCTCCAGGTGTCGCCCTCCGCCGTGGAAGCGGCGCACGGGCACCTCAGGGGCGAAGCGGCCCAGCTCCCGTTCCCAGTTGCCGAGCAGCGACGTGGGACACACGACCAGGGTGGGCAGCCCCGCGGTTCCCCGAGCCCCGCTGCGCCCACCCGCCGAACCCTTGCGTGACAGGTGGAGGGCTATCACCTGGACCGTCTTGCCCAGCCCCATGTCGTCGGCCAGGCAGCCACCCAGGCCGAGCTCGGCCATCTCCGACAACCAGGCCAGGCCGCGCAGCTGGTAGGGCCGCAGCGTGGCGGTGAGCCCCAGGGGGGCTTCGCCCACTCGGTTGGTACCGGCAGCGGCCCCGAGCCGGGCGGCCAGGTCGGCCAGGGGTCCGTCGGCCGAGACGGCCACCCGTTCACCGTCGACCTCGACATCTCCCGCCAGAGCGGCAGCCAGGGCCTCGGCTCCGGACATCCGTGGGGGG is a genomic window containing:
- a CDS encoding DEAD/DEAH box helicase, which produces MAERTAGGVVFVPGDPPRTGFLALWPPPSGKPTSPRQGGELELLLPAGTTVRRRRVPALFMPMADAVGWLADPPAPLAPAAAAWVSAARLGFDLISRGRLVPAASPGGWDAWRVGPLDAADLDRLAQLAAAFPPEAHAIPIAGSTPARIRSADSLVRDLWDALADALVRSPAAALTVADPAFASSDPVDVTDLAEWLATADRTLDSGARPGLRLEFPDGPGGELRATVQLRSTVDASLVVDAAHLWDAPAAVLARMGDVVDADLFLALRRGAQVWPPLKRLLDEARPESLVLDDTAAGDLLSGAVADGLAGAGIEVLWPAELGQDQLTLRAVVGPTPSPGSVTKAGLDLSSLVEFRWQVALGGQVLSHDELAQVAEAKRPVVRLRGRWVTVDPALLARLQRRRPPRMSGAEALAAALAGDVEVDGERVAVSADGPLADLAARLGAAAGTNRVGEAPLGLTATLRPYQLRGLAWLSEMAELGLGGCLADDMGLGKTVQVIALHLSRKGSAGGRSGARGTAGLPTLVVCPTSLLGNWERELGRFAPEVPVRRFHGGGRHLEKVAPGEVVLVTYGVMRRDLESLRVIDWGLVVADEAQHAKNPLSSTARALRGLPAQARIALTGTPVENRLSELWSILDWTTPGLLGPLDRFRRQVAVPVERGGDPEITERLARTVRPFLLRRRKSDPGIAPELPPKTETDVVVPLTVEQTTLYEAVVRETMAQVEMAEGMARRGLVLKLLTALKQVCNHPAQYLRQRTPLAGRSGKLAALDELVDVIVDEGESVLVFTQYVQMAALIESHLGGRGVSSMLLQGKVSAANREKMVASFQAGEVAVFLLSLKAGGVGLNLTRATHVIHYDRWWNPAVEDQASDRAYRIGQDRPVQIHRLVTEGTLEDRIAALLASKRELADRVVGAGEGWISELSNDDLSALVSLGSAR
- a CDS encoding SWIM zinc finger family protein, coding for MTAVGRRPRPTGRRRAFGTSWWGQAWIEALEERARLDPNRLPRGRTYARAGRVGPLEVAPGVIRAAVHGSRRQPYQVNVRVRVLRDAEWDRLLDAVAARAGHTAALLDGELPPEVVADAGSVGVELLPGPGELGPRCSCPDWADPCKHAAAVVYLMADVLDADPFALLTLRGRAREEVMGALRLRRRGSADRRLSAGLAPIARLVDSGVAARDAYAQRGTATSLPRIPLPPSHPGDPVPLAVDPEPGSRVRRSDLSELVADATRRAWEICVGQGDGGLHLDPSLDLARRAAEAHDRRGPGAVGSLAAAAGMRAAELGRLSAAWKLGGADAVGVLRDSCTPDGESLDEARSACGRMGPVQVRANRVTFADGGGQLRLGRAGYWYRFERVGARWELMSGPAADPADLIASPWDGSR